The Pyricularia oryzae 70-15 chromosome 5, whole genome shotgun sequence genome includes a region encoding these proteins:
- a CDS encoding salicylaldehyde dehydrogenase, producing the protein MGGEKDFIVPLVIGGKEKTTSDSFPVVSPATGETVHKCSNANVADAEEAVEAAAAALNDWKRKTPAERRDIFLKAAQILVQRTDELASYMESETAASRNWANFNLDLTREMLIDVAGRISAATTGAIPATRDANLSAMVVKEPYGVVLAMAPWNAPYILGMRAVLFPLAVGNTVVFKGSELSPRTMWGICSVLAEAGVPHGALSLIFCSRETAASVTETLIAHKHMKKINFTGSTSVGRIIGRLSGQHLKPVLLELGGKAPAIVWEDADLDNAAAQCTLGAYLAAGQVCMSTERIIVHKAVSEQFRGKFAACVDKFFPSSADAPILVQSQGVTRNHELLKDALSKGAEVVVGDAEAKEANAHSMRPVAISGVTPDMDIYMTESFGPTVSLIEVSSEEEALRIANDTEYGLSSAVFTADLRRALRLAHGIETGAVHINSMSVHDETGLPHGGAKASGFGRFNTADGLNEWLRTKNITYRI; encoded by the coding sequence ATGGGAGGAGAAAAGGACTTTATAGTGCCGCTCGTGATCGGCGGCAAGGAAAAGACCACCAGCGACTCTTTCCCAGTCGTTTCTCCTGCGACCGGCGAGACTGTTCATAAATGCAGCAATGCGAACGTGGCcgacgccgaggaggccgtcgaggccgcGGCTGCCGCTCTCAATGACTGGAAGCGCAAGACCCCGGCCGAGAGGCGTGACATATTCCTCAAGGCAGCCCAAATCCTCGTTCAGCGCACGGATGAGCTCGCGAGCTACATGGAGAGCGAGACGGCCGCATCTAGAAATTGGGCCAACTTCAACCTTGACCTCACCCGCGAGATGCTCATCGATGTCGCCGGGCGCATCTCGGCTGCCACGACAGGCGCCATCCCAGCCACCCGGGACGCCAATCTTAGTGCTATGGTGGTCAAGGAACCCTACGGTGTCGTCCTGGCCATGGCTCCCTGGAATGCCCCTTACATCCTGGGCATGCGGGCGGTCCTGTTCCCTCTTGCCGTCGGCAACACGGTCGTCTTCAAAGGGTCCGAGCTGAGCCCCCGTACCATGTGGGGAATCTGCTCCGTCCTCGCCGAGGCTGGAGTCCCCCATGGTGCGCTGAGCTTGATATTTTGCAGCAGGGAGACGGCAGCCTCGGTGACCGAGACCCTCATCGCCCACAAGCACATGAAGAAGATCAACTTTACCGGCAGCACGTCGGTCGGGCGCATCATCGGCCGCCTGTCGGGCCAGCACCTCAAGCCCGTCCTGCTCGAGCTCGGCGGCAAGGCGCCGGCCATCGTGTGGGAGGACGCGGACCTCGACAACGCGGCGGCGCAGTGCACCCTCGGTGCGTACCTTGCGGCGGGCCAGGTCTGCATGAGCACGGAGCGCATCATTGTGCACAAGGCTGTCTCGGAGCAGTTCCGCGGCAAGTTTGCGGCATGCGTCGACaagttcttcccgtccagCGCGGACGCGCCCATCCTGGTCCAGTCGCAGGGAGTCACGAGGAACCACGAGCTTCTCAAGGACGCTCTCTCCAAGGGCGCCGAGGTCGTGGTCGGCGACGCTGAGGCCAAGGAAGCCAACGCCCACTCCATGCGGCCCGTGGCCATCAGCGGCGTGACCCCAGACATGGACATCTACATGACCGAGAGCTTCGGGCCGACGGTGTCGCTCATCGAGGTCAgcagcgaggaggaggcacTGAGGATTGCCAACGACACCGAGTACGGCCTCTCGTCCGCCGTCTTCACCGCGGATCTGCGCCGGGCATTACGGCTGGCACATGGCATCGAGACGGGAGCCGTCCACATCAACAGCATGAGCGTGCACGACGAGACCGGCCTGCCCCACGGCGGCGCAAAGGCCAGCGGTTTCGGGCGGTTCAATACCGCCGACGGGCTGAACGAGTGGTTGCGGACCAAGAACATCACCTATCGGATTTGA
- a CDS encoding isotrichodermin C-15 hydroxylase, with translation MATLRDTMHAVSLVDMVALVRGSVVNLGFWGWILITGVMLLAIPTYIFIYNIWFHPLAAFPGPLMYRAFDSFKVYQQLTGNINHRLHAAHEKYGDVVRIAPWQLSYTTATAWTDITAGHKGQIPTNPAYGQAEKDLFGASGFLWVGNDEHARHRRVLSPAFSDRSLREQEPVVSKYLDLLVARMKERSGDVVDFWLWMNFTTFDIIGDLTFGESFDCLLESRLHPWVDYLMSRLHMMMYGQIMSTMGNLGVLVEMMVPKRIMDEAKRHVSLAKDKVNRRIARTTDRPDFMTQILAHTTIDTEAAGESKHKNRLSLPELYADTQIMVIAGSETSAGLITAAAYFLLRNPKAMGRLVREIRGTFAQETDMGNAAVSKLPYLNAVVNESLRMRPPLPSGIDRKVGAGGAVVDGKFLAPGTSLQVTHWAAYHSARNFAEPWSFRPERWLSEREAEEDVSVFAGDNKAVFQPFGVGSRGCLGRGLAYMETRLTLARLVWNFDMELMADSADWADQRVWMLYEKKPLNLRLVPRGMAESYELSAQTRDRLWHTAGESKVDVRG, from the exons ATGGCAACTCTGAGAGATACCATGCACGCGGTCTCTCTAGTTGACATGGTGGCTTTGGTCAGGGGCTCAGTGGTCAATCTTGGCTTCTGGGGATGGATTCTGATCACAGGGGTTATG CTTCTTGCCATCCCGACCTACATATTCATCTACAATATCTGGTTCCATCCACTAGCCGCCTTCCCAGGCCCTCTCATGTACCGGGCCTTTGACTCGTTCAAGGTCTACCAGCAGCTGACTGGCAACATCAACCACCGGCTGCACGCGGCTCACGAGAAGTACGGCGACGTGGTCCGCATCGCCCCCTGGCAGCTGTCGTACACGACCGCCACGGCCTGGACTGACATCACGGCCGGACACAAGGGCCAGATCCCGACGAACCCAGCCTACGGCCAGGCCGAGAAGGATCTCTTTGGTGCGAGCGGCTTCCTGTGGGTCGGCAACGACGAGCACGCCCGTCACCGTAGGGTCCTCTCCCCGGCCTTCTCCGACAGGTCGCTCAGGGAGCAGGAGCCTGTCGTTTCAAAATACCTGGACCTGCTGGTGGCCCGGATGAAGGAGAGATCGGGGGACGTGGTTGACTTTTGGCTGTGGATGAACTTTACCACCTTTGACATTATTGGCGACTTGACGTTTGGCGAGTCGTTTGACTGTCTGCTGGAGTCGAG GCTCCACCCCTGGGTCGACTACCTCATGTCCCGGCTGCACATGATGATGTACGGCCAGATAATGAGCACCATGGGCAACCTCGGCGTGCTCGTCGAGATGATGGTTCCGAAGCGCATCATGGACGAGGCCAAGCGGCACGTATCCCTGGCCAAGGACAAGGTCAACCGGCGCATCGCCCGCACCACGGACCGGCCCGATTTTATGACGCAGATCCTGGCCCACACCACCATCGACACCGAGGCGGCCGGCGAGAGCAAGCACAAGAACCGCCTGTCGCTGCCGGAGCTGTACGCCGACACGCAGATCATGGTGATTGCCGGATCCGAGACGTCGGCGGGCCTCATCACGGCCGCCGCGTACTTTTTGCTGCGCAACCCCAAGGCGATGGGCCGGCTGGTGCGCGAAATCAGGGGCACGTTTGCGCAAGAGACGGACATGGGCAACGCCGCCGTCAGCAAGCTGCCGTACCTCAACGCCGTCGTCAACGAGTCGCTGCGCATGCGCCCGCCGCTGCCCTCGGGCATCGACCGCAAGgtcggcgcgggcggcgcCGTGGTCGACGGCAAATTCCTGGCCCCGGGCACGTCGCTGCAGGTGACGCACTGGGCGGCGTACCACTCGGCGCGCAACTTTGCCGAGCCGTGGTCGTTCCGGCCGGAGCGATGGCTCTCGGAACgggaggcggaggaggacGTGTCTGTGTTTGCCGGCGACAACAAGGCCGTGTTTCAGCCGTTTGGCGTCGGGTCGCGCGGGTGCCTGGGCCGCGGGTTGGCGTACATGGAGACGCGGCTGACGCTGGCCAGGCTGGTCTGGAACTTTGACATGGAGCTCATGGCCGACAGCGCCGACTGGGCGGACCAGCGCGTGTGGATGCTGTACGAGAAGAAGCCGCTCAACTTGAGGCTGGTCCCGCGGGGGATGGCGGAGAGCTATGAATTGTCTGCGCAGACCCGGGATCGGCTGTGGCATACGGCTGGAGAGTCCAAGGTAGACGTGAGGGGATGA
- a CDS encoding phosphopantothenoylcysteine decarboxylase, with amino-acid sequence MDQPAAAAADEPPPSGNATIPHLAIPATSSSSISDMPNPRYSKLHLLVVANGSRETSSCAAVAMRLSKDPKIAVRVVADDVPPQLNQTFAVERNYPIKIPDQSDDRIRNIARHQHRAAELVEWADLMVLCPIDADHLAKMMSGHCDTMILEVLRSWDASKRILLVPGMSTTMWENPVTKRQISKLHRKWHWVRVLPPILWRYEHLDAPPYFKRIVEWTGLNEVLGIIKNQADLLTMGHDVDVPARELVATSPSFSSPGGRRKQPVLPPEIWSLILEHTRDWELAQSLGVFTTLEMPEPWRTEPKDTSDPLQVFMHRLEWRLLSADTAAICSVLETAPANLTDLSALAIKLIFKFALTGVLSYIEGHCPIVFRNFDGKTIPTKASAYYGRTDILDWWARSPSFLEKQYDQEAMDNASLYGYIHVLEWWRRSGLPLKYSEAAMEQASAKGHIRVLDWWREAAMSTGGPVDNRDPDARPIELKPGKSLLYAAQAGHTDVLRWWMTSGIPVEHQDEVCMKASRVGRADVLETWRLLRGDNNLIFTSQVLVDPTIYSYIDVLEWWRKYARGELPGMDGQPAKKVEYRTMDIEEALEDSFGDQTAVRRWWAENGLNLGLGTSEWLKVRYL; translated from the coding sequence ATGGATCagcctgccgctgccgccgcggaCGAACCGCCGCCCTCTGGCAATGCCACGATACCGCACCTTGCCATCCCCGCGACGTCCAGCAGTTCCATATCCGATATGCCCAACCCTCGCTACTCGAAACTGCACCTGTTGGTGGTGGCCAACGGCTCCCGTGAGACGAGCTcctgcgccgccgtcgcaATGCGGCTTTCCAAAGACCCCAAAATAGCCGTCAGGGTCGTTGCCGACGATGTTCCCCCGCAGCTCAACCAGACCTTTGCGGTCGAGCGAAACTATCCAATCAAGATACCAGACCAGTCAGATGATCGCATACGAAACATAGCACGGCACCAACACAGGGCCGCCGAGTTGGTCGAGTGGGCAGACCTCATGGTCCTTTGTCCCATAGACGCCGATCACCTGGCCAAGATGATGAGCGGGCACTGCGACACCATGATCCTCGAGGTTCTGCGCAGCTGGGACGCCTCGAAGCGTATACTGCTTGTTCCGGGAATGTCGACCACAATGTGGGAGAACCCGGTCACCAAGCGCCAGATAAGCAAACTGCACCGCAAGTGGCATTGGGTGCGTGTGCTGCCGCCCATACTGTGGCGGTACGAGCACCTGGATGCGCCTCCTTACTTTAAGCGTATCGTGGAGTGGACTGGCCTCAACGAGGTCCTGGGTATAATCAAGAACCAGGCAGACCTCTTGACCATGGGGCACGACGTCGACGTGCCCGCTCGCGAGCTGGTGGCAACATCGCCATCCTTTTCCAGCCCAGGCGGGCGTAGGAAACAGCCGGTGTTGCCGCCAGAGATATGGAGCCTTATCCTTGAGCACACCAGAGACTGGGAACTGGCGCAGTCGCTCGGCGTCTTTACAACACTCGAGATGCCGGAGCCGTGGCGGACCGAGCCGAAAGACACCTCGGATCCATTGCAGGTCTTTATGCACCGGCTCGAGTGGCGGCTGCTGTCCGCGGATACGGCGGCGATATGCAGCGTGTTGGAGACGGCGCCCGCAAACCTCACGGATCTGTCGGCGCTCGCCATCAAACTCATCTTCAAGTTCGCCCTCACCGGCGTGCTCTCCTACATCGAGGGCCACTGCCCAATCGTGTTCCGCAACTTTGACGGCAAGACCATCCCGACCAAGGCGTCGGCCTACTACGGCCGCACCGACATCCTCGACTGGTGGGCCAGGTCCCCCTCGTTCCTGGAGAAACAGTACGATCAGGAGGCCATGGACAACGCCTCGCTCTACGGGTACATCCACGTGCTCgagtggtggcggcggtcggGCTTGCCGCTCAAGTACAGCGAGGCGGCGATGGAGCAGGCCAGCGCAAAGGGCCACATCCGCGTGCTGGACTGGTGGCGCGAGGCGGCCATGTCGACGGGCGGGCCGGTGGACAACCGGGACCCCGACGCCAGGCCCATAGAGCTCAAGCCGGGCAAGTCGCTGCTCTACGCGGCACAGGCGGGCCACACGGACGTCTTGCGCTGGTGGATGACCAGCGGGATCCCGGTCGAGCATCAGGACGAGGTCTGCATGAAGGCCTCGCGTGTCGGCAGGGCAGACGTCCTCGAGACGTGGAGGCTGCTGCGCGGTGACAACAATCTCATCTTCACCTCGCAGGTCCTCGTCGACCCCACGATATACTCGTATATTGACGTGCTGGAGTGGTGGAGGAAATACGCCAGGGGAGAACTGCCTGGCATGGACGGCCAGCCGGCCAAAAAGGTCGAATACCGTACCATGGATATCGAGGAGGCGTTGGAGGATTCCTTTGGCGACCAAACGGCCGTCAGGCGCTGGTGGGCCGAGAATGGGCTTAATTTGGGATTGGGCACGAGCGAGTGGCTCAAGGTACGCTACCTTTGA